The Paeniglutamicibacter sulfureus genome includes a region encoding these proteins:
- a CDS encoding YihY/virulence factor BrkB family protein, protein MTYFAMLSLFPALLALVSLLGVVGQAESTTQTMMQVLEGIASPEVANTLRQPIEQLASTPSAGLALIAGLLGALWSASGYVGAFGRAMNRIYDVEEGRPFYKLKPLLLLLTLVLLLMTAGMAILLVISGPLAQTIGDAVGLGETTVSIWNIAKWPVLVLFAIVLIAVLYYGTPNVKQPKFHWLSPGSAIALLILAIATLGFFFYVSNFGNYNKTYGTIGGVIVMLLWIWIANLSLLFGAIFDSEAERARELQGGIEAEASLQLPPRDTKASDKLRKREEKDIQEGKDLRLEATARDEDPDANERRNT, encoded by the coding sequence TTGACCTACTTTGCAATGCTTTCGCTATTCCCTGCCCTCCTTGCCTTGGTTTCGTTGCTCGGCGTCGTGGGACAAGCCGAAAGCACCACTCAGACGATGATGCAGGTGCTTGAAGGCATTGCGAGCCCCGAAGTCGCAAATACCTTGCGCCAGCCCATCGAACAGCTCGCCAGTACGCCATCGGCCGGACTGGCATTGATCGCCGGTCTCCTGGGTGCACTCTGGAGTGCTTCCGGCTACGTCGGAGCCTTCGGGCGGGCGATGAATCGTATTTACGACGTGGAAGAGGGACGCCCGTTCTATAAACTGAAACCGCTGTTGCTGTTGCTGACCCTCGTACTGCTCCTCATGACCGCCGGCATGGCGATACTGCTCGTCATTTCCGGACCGCTGGCCCAAACCATCGGCGACGCCGTCGGTTTAGGCGAAACCACGGTCAGTATCTGGAACATTGCCAAGTGGCCGGTGCTGGTGCTTTTCGCCATAGTCCTGATAGCGGTGCTCTATTACGGCACCCCCAACGTCAAGCAACCAAAGTTCCACTGGCTCAGTCCCGGCTCGGCCATTGCCTTGCTCATCCTGGCGATCGCGACCCTGGGCTTCTTCTTTTACGTCTCGAACTTCGGCAATTACAACAAGACCTACGGAACCATTGGCGGAGTCATCGTGATGCTGCTGTGGATCTGGATTGCCAATCTGTCGTTGCTCTTCGGCGCCATCTTCGACAGTGAAGCAGAACGGGCTCGCGAATTGCAAGGCGGCATAGAGGCCGAGGCATCACTTCAATTGCCGCCTCGCGACACCAAGGCCAGCGACAAGCTACGGAAACGCGAGGAAAAGGACATACAGGAGGGCAAGGATCTTCGTCTGGAAGCCACGGCACGCGACGAGGATCCTGACGCAAACGAACGAAGGAACACGTAG